The window TCGGCGCCGACCCGGGTGGCCGCCACGACCAGCCGGCCGCCCGCGTTGACGGTGGCGCCGGTGACCCGGTCGCCGGGGCCGACGTCGACCGGTACCGACTCGCCGGTCAGCATGGACGCGTCCACGGCGGAGACGCCCTCGACCACCGTGCCGTCGGTGGCGACCTTCTCGCCGGGTCGTACGAGGAACCGGTCGCCGACCGCCAGGGAGGCCACCGGGACGCGCACCTCGCGCCCGTCCCGCAGCACCGCCACGTCCTTGGCGCCCAGCTCCATCAGCGCCTTCAGGGCCGCACCGGCGCGCCGCTTGGAGCGGGCCTCCAGATAGCGGCCCAGCAGGATCAGCGCGACGACTCCGGCGGCGACCTCCAGGTAGACGGTGGAGGCGCCGTCCGTCCGGGAGACGGTGAGGCGGAACTCGTCGTGCATGCCCGGCATGCCCGCATCGCCGAGGAACAGCGCCCACAGCGACCAGCCGAACGCGGCCAGCGTGCCGACGGAGACGAGGGTGTCCATGGTGGCCGCGCCGTGCCGCAGGTTGGTCCAGGCCGCCCGGTGGAAGGGGGCGCCGCCCCAGACCACCACGGGTGCCGCGAGGGTGAGCGAGAGCCACTGCCAGTCGTCGAACTGGAGCGCGGGGATCATCGCGAGCAGGACCACGGGGACGGCGAGTGCCGCGGAGACGAGCAGGCGGTGGCGCAGGGTGCCGAGCTCGGGGTCGGGCTCGGGGGTGCCGGGTCCGGCCTCGGGCGCCGGCTCCGGCGGCGGGGGCTCCTCGGCGGTGTAGCCCGTCTTCACGACGGTGGCGATCAGGTCGGCGACCTGGACGCCGTCGGAGTAGGTGACCTTCGCCTTCTCGGTGGCGTAGTTGACGGTGGCGCTCACGCCGTCCATCCGGTTGAGCTTCTTCTCCACCCGGGCGGCGCAGGAGGCGCAGGTCATCCCGCCGATCAGCAGCTCGACCTCGGCGACCGGGCCGGTGGCTATCGCTGTCTCTGCGGTGGTGCTGGTCATGTCCGGACTCCAGACATCGGACCGGGCCGTACGGATCCAGTATCAGCTGGTCGGTGCGGCCCGGTCGGGGAAGGGGAGGGTGTTCCTCAGGCCTTGCCGGCCAGCTCGAAGCCGGCCTCGTCCACGGCGGCGCGCACGGCCTCGTCGTCCAGCGGAGCCGCGGACACGACGGTCACCTCGCCGCTCGACGCGACGGCCTTCACGGAGCTGACGCCGGGGATCTCGGAGATCTCACCGGAGACGGAGCCCTCGCAGTGGCCGCAGCTCATGCCGGTCACCCGGTAGACGGTGGTGACGGAGCCCGGGGTGTCGGTCTGGGCGCTCATGTCGTTCTCCTCGTCGAGGCGTGTGGGGCCGGCGGGGCCCACGGGGGGCCCAACGGTTCTCACACTATACCCCTAGGGGGTATTTCTCCAAGAGGAGTCCCGGCGCGCCAGCGACCGCACCCAGCCGATCCCGGCGAGCGCGACCAGGACCGTGCCGCCGGCCGCGAACAGCGCGAACAGGTGCTCCTGCCCGGCACCCGGCCCGGCCGGGTACCCCGGTGCGAACGGCCGGGTGGCGGGGCCGGTGCCGGACAGGCGGGCCACCAGCCGCAGCGCGATGCCGTGCGTGGAGTCCCACAGGGTGTGCAGCAGGCAGGCGCCCATGAAGGCGGCGACCACCGGCGGGGCGTACCGGAAGGTTCCGGTCGGCCGGCGCAGCGACAGCAGCGCGC of the Streptomyces sp. 1222.5 genome contains:
- a CDS encoding heavy-metal-associated domain-containing protein; the protein is MSAQTDTPGSVTTVYRVTGMSCGHCEGSVSGEISEIPGVSSVKAVASSGEVTVVSAAPLDDEAVRAAVDEAGFELAGKA